TTTCATGCTTAAAAGCTGACAAATGAGGTTATTTGGTTCTTTGTCCTCTTTCTAAAGTATGGTATAATGAGAAGATGAATTTCCAATAGGAGGAAGGTAAGTATGAAGATTTCTGAGGCTGAGGTGCGTCACGTTGCCAAGCTGTCTAAGCTGGAATTTACAGACCAGGAAACGGCGGAATTTGCGACGACCTTGAGCAAGATTGTTGACATGGTTGAGTTGTTAAATGAGGTGGATACGACAGGTGTGCCAGTGACGACCACCATGGCAGACCGGAAAAATGTCTTGCGTGCCGATGTGGCAGAGCAGGGTGAAAGTCGTGAGGACTTGTTCAAAAATGTACCTGAAAGTAAAGATTTCTACATCAAGGTACCAGCTATTTTAGACGGGGGAGGAGATGCCTAATGACATGGAATAATAAAACAGTTGATGAATTGCACGACCTCCTGGTCAAAAAAGAGATTTCTGCGGTCGAGTTGACCAAGGCGACGATTGAAGATATTCAGAGCCGAGAAGCTGTTGTGGATGCGTTTTTGAATATCAATGAAGACAAGGCTTTGGCACAGGCAGCTGCCCTCGACCAAAAAGGGATTGATGCGGACAATGTCATGGCCGGTATTCCTTTGGCGGTTAAGGATAATATTTCGACCAAGGGGATTTTGACAACGGCTGCGTCAAAAATGCTCTACAATTATGAGCCGATTTTTGATGCGACGGCTGTTGCTCAGGCCTATGCCAAGGATATGATTGTCATCGGTAAGACCAACATGGATGAATTTGCTATGGGTGGTTCCAATGAAAATTCTGCCTTCAAGCTGACGAAAAATGCTTGGGACCAGACAAAAGTGCCAGGTGGTTCATCAGGTGGTTCTGCGGCTGCTGTTGCGGCTGGTCAAGTTCGCCTGTCCTTGGGTTCAGATACAGGCGGTTCCATCCGCCAGCCTGCGGCCTTTAACGGAATTGTCGGTATTAAGCCAACTTATGGAACGGTTTCTCGTTTTGGTTTGATTGCCTTCGGTAGCTCCCTGGATCAAATTGGTCCTTTCTCTCAGACTGTCAAGGAAAATGCCCAGTTGCTCAACGTCATTGCTGGCTATGATAAGCGTGATGCGACCTCTACAGCTCATGAGATTGCTGACTTTACCAGCAAGATTGGTCAGGACATCAAGGGCATGAAAATCGCTCTTCCAAAAGAATACATGGGCGAAGGAATTGACCCGCAGGTCAAGGAAGTTATTCTTAAGGCGGCCAAGCATTTGGAAAGCTTGGGAGCTATTATCGAGGAAGTCAGTCTGCCTCACTCTAAGTATGGGGTTGCGGTTTATTACATTATCGCGTCGTCTGAGGCATCTTCAAACTTGCAACGCTTTGATGGTATTCGCTACGGTTTCCGTGCTGAGGATGCGACCAATTTGGATGAGATTTACGTGAAAACACGTAGCCAAGGTTTTGGTGAAGAGGTTAAGCGCCGGATTATGCTGGGGACCTTCAGCTTATCATCAGGTTACTACGATGCCTACTTCAAGAAAGCTGGTCAGGTGCGGACCTTGATTATCCAAGATTTTGAGAAGGTCTTTGCAGATTATGATTTGATTTTGGGACCAACGGCACCGACGGTGGCTTATGGTCTGGGAACCCAGAGCCATGATCCGGTGGCCATGTACTTGGCGGATCTTTTGACTATTCCTGTCAACTTGGCGGGTCTGCCGGGGATTTCGATTCCTGCTGGATTTGTGGAAGGCTTGCCAGTCGGCTTGCAGTTGATTGGTCCAAAATACAGTGAAGAGACCGTTTATCAAGTGGCAGCGGCCTTTGAGGCGACGACGGATTACCACAAGCAACAACCAGTGATTTTTGGAGGTGACAAGTAATGAACTTTGAAACAATTATTGGTCTGGAAGTCCATGTGGAGCTCAATACCAATTCTAAAATTTTCTCACCTTCCAATGCTCATTTTGGTGAGGACGCCAATGCCAACACCAACATTATTGACTGGTCATTTCCGGGTGTTCTTCCGGTATTGAATAAGGGCGTTGTTGATGCGGGGATTAAGGCGGCCTTGGCGCTGAATATGGATATTCACAAGGATATGCACTTTGACCGCAAGAACTATTTCTATCCTGACAATCCCAAGGCCTACCAGATCTCTCAGTTTGATGAGCCGATTGGCTACAATGGTTGGATTGAGATTGAGCTAGAAGACGGTTCAACCAAGAAAATCCGTATCGAGCGTGCCCACTTGGAAGAGGATGCTGGTAAGAATACCCACGGGACAGACGGCTACTCTTATGTAGACCTCAACCGTCAGGGTGTGCCTTTGATTGAGATTGTGTCAGAAGCTGATATGCGTTCGCCTGAGGAGGCCTATGCCTACTTGACTGCTCTCAAGGAAATTATCCAATACACTGGCATTTCAGATGTGAAGATGGAAGAGGGGTCTATGCGCGTGGATGCTAACATCTCTCTTCGCCCCTATGGTCAGGAGAAATTTGGTACCAAGACTGAGTTGAAAAACCTCAACTCCTTCAACTATGTGCGCAAGGGCTTGCAGTACGAAGTAGAACGTCAGGCCAAAATATTGCGTTCCGGTGGTCAAATCCAGCAGGAAACTCGCCGTTACGATGAATCTACTGGTGAAACCATTCTCATGCGTGTCAAGGAAGGTTCAGCAGACTACCGTTACTTCCCAGAGCCAGACCTACCGCTCTATGAGATTGACGATAACTGGATTGAGGAAGTGCGTGCAGAATTGCCAGTCTTTCCTAAGGCTCGCCGTGTTCACTATGTGGAAAACTTGGGCTTGACTACCTACGATGCAGGTCAATTGACATCAACCAAGGCTTTGTCTGACTTCTTTGAAGCAGCAGTGGCAGCAGGTGGCGATGCCAAACAAGTTTCTAACTGGTTGCAGGGTGAAGTGGCTCAGTTCCTCAATGCTGAAGGCAAGACTATTGAGCAAATCGCCTTAACACCTGAAAACTTGGTGGAAATGATAGCCTTGATTGCGGATGGCACTATTTCATCTAAGATTGCTAAGAAAGTATTTGTTCACTTGGCCAAAGAAGGTGGCTCAGCCAAAGAATATGTGGAAAAAGCTGGTTTGGTACAGATTTCAGACCCAGAAGTTCTTATTCCGATTATTCACCAAGTCTTTGCGAATAACGAGGCAGCCGTTGCTGACTTCAAGTCCGGCAAACGCAATGCGGACAAGGCCTTTACAGGTTTCCTTATGAAGGCAACAAAAGGTCAGGCCAATCCACAAATTGCTCAAGAATTACTAGCCCAAGAATTGCAGAAGTTGTTGGATTAAATGAAATATTGAAGAGACTGAAACGGCTGTTTTGGTCTCTTTTAATGGCGATAGATATGAAGCTTTGAATTTTTCGATGCCCATCCGTCCTTTTTGCTTGTCATTCTAATAAATGGTATAATGAAAGGAATCAGAAAAAGAGGACATTATGAAATTTACAGATATGAAACTTAAGCCGTCCATCCAGGAGGCTTTGAAAGAGATTAACTTTGTCACGCCGACAGAGGTTCAGGAAAAATTGATTCCTGTGGTGCTATCTGGTCGTGACTTGATTGGAGAATCCAAGACTGGTTCGGGCAAGACCCATACCTTTTTAATTCCGATTTTCCAAAAATTGGACGAAGAGCTGGACCAGGTACAGGCTGTTATCACAGCTCCGTCGCGTGAATTGGCGACCCAGATTTATCAAGCAGCTAAGCAGATGGCAGGGCATTTTCAACCTGAAGTCCGTGTGTCTAACTATGTCGGTGGGACGGATAAAAATCGCCAGATTGACAAATTGCAGGCTGGTCAGCCCCATATCGTTGTCGGAACGCCGGGTCGGATTTACGACTTGGTTCAATCGGGTGATTTAGCTATTCACAAGGCCAAGACCTTTGTCGTTGATGAGGCGGATATGACCTTGGACATGGGCTTTTTGGAGACGGTGGATAAGATTGCTGGGAGCCTGCCGAAAGATTTGCAATTCATGGTCTTTTCCGCGACCATTCCGCAAAAGCTCCAGCCTTTCTTGAAAAAATACCTGTCCAATCCTGTCATGGAGCAAATCAAGACCCAGACAGTCATTTCGGATACCATTGAAAACTGGTTGATTTCGACAAAAGGGCGCGACTGCAATGCTCAAATTTTGGAAGCAACCAGGCTCATGCAGCCCTATTTAGCCATGATTTTTGTCAATACCAAGACTCGGGCGGATGAATTGCACAGCTACTTGCTTTCAAATGGATTGCGCGTGGCTAAAATTCACGGAGATATTCCACCTCGTGAACGCAAGCGTATCATGAACCAAGTTAAGAATTTGGATTATCAGTATATCGTAGCAACAGACTTGGCGGCTCGTGGGATTGATATTGAAGGAGTCAGCCATGTCATCAACGATGCCATTCCGCAGGACTTGTCCTTCTTTGTTCACCGGGTCGGTCGGACAGGACGCAATGGTTTGTCAGGTATTGCCATTACCCTTTATCAACCGAGCGACGATGCCGATATTCGTGAGTTGGAAAAACTCAATATCAAGTTCTTGCCCAAAGAAATGAAGGACGGCGAATTTGTCGATACCTATGACCGTGATCGTCGTGTTCAACGTGAAAAGACACGTGAAAAATTGGACATCGAGATGATTGGTCTGGTCAAGAAGAAGAAAAAGAAAATCAAGCCGGGCTATAAGAAGAAAATCCAGTGGGCGGTGGACGAAAAACGTCGTAAGACCAAGCGAGTGGAAGCGCGTGCTAAGGGGCGTGCAGAACGCAAAGCTAAGCGTCAAACCTTTTAAGAGTTAGCAGAGGGAGACCGATGTTACAATCAATATTAAGTAACTATTTGCAAGGACTACTCATTGCCACAATTATTGTGGTATTGCTGAGCTTGATTTGGTTTCTAATTCGAGCTTTAAAAAATCGAGATAAGACCTATCAAGAACGCCAAGAATTTTTATATGATTTATTGCTCATTAACATTATGACCATCCCTATTTTAGCTTTTGGAATCGTGGCCATTTTGTTAATGCTGAAGGCATAGAAGGAAGAAAGAATGTACGATACAATTGTCATTGGTGCAGGTCCTGCAGGCATGACCGCCGCACTTTATGCAGGACGGAGCAATCTCAAAGTTGCCCTCCTAGAACGCGGTATTTATGGCGGCCAGATGAACAACACCGCTGAGATTGAAAACTATCCAGGCTACGACCATATTTCTGGACCAGCCTTGGCTGAAAAAATGTTTGAACCCCTGGAAAAATTCGGTGTGGACCATATTTTCGGGACCTTCATCCGCATTGAAGAAGATGGACCTGTTAAAAAAGTGATTACCGAAGATGGCGTTTTGGAGACCAAGACGGTTGTTCTAGCCATGGGTGCCAAACACCGTCTGCTGGGAGTTCCAGGTGAAGATACCTACAACAGCCGCGGGGTTTCCTACTGCGCGGTCTGTGACGGAGCCTTCTTCCGTCAGCAAAAACTTTTGGTTGTCGGAGGGGGAGATTCTGCCGTGGAAGAGGCGCTTTTCCTGACCCAATTTGCAGAGTCTGTGACCATCGTTCACCGCAGAGATCAGCTACGTGCCCAAAAAGTTATCCAAGACCGAGCTTTTGCCAATGAAAAAATCAACTTCATCTGGGATAGTGTCGTTGAGGAAATCAAAGGAGATGACCTGCGCGTGCAAAGCGTGGTTATCAAGAATGTCAAGACTGAAGAATTGTCAGAGCTTGAATTTGGCGGAGTCTTTGTCTATGTAGGGCTGGATCCGATGACTGAAAGCGTTGCGGATTTGGGTATTACCGATGAGGCTGGCTGGGTTGTGACCAATGAAAAAATGGAAACCAGCAAGTATGGCATCTATGCCATCGGCGACATTCGCCAAAATCAGCTCCGTCAGATTGCGACGGCTGTTGGAAATGGTGCAGTAGCTGGACAGGAAGTCTACAACTACATTACAGAACACGCTGAATAGGAGGGCTTATGTTTCACATTTACGATATTCAGAAAAATCCAGACGGTATTTCTTTTGAGAAAACACTGGATTTGACCCAGGAAGTTCAGG
The sequence above is a segment of the Streptococcus suis genome. Coding sequences within it:
- the gatB gene encoding Asp-tRNA(Asn)/Glu-tRNA(Gln) amidotransferase subunit GatB, producing the protein MNFETIIGLEVHVELNTNSKIFSPSNAHFGEDANANTNIIDWSFPGVLPVLNKGVVDAGIKAALALNMDIHKDMHFDRKNYFYPDNPKAYQISQFDEPIGYNGWIEIELEDGSTKKIRIERAHLEEDAGKNTHGTDGYSYVDLNRQGVPLIEIVSEADMRSPEEAYAYLTALKEIIQYTGISDVKMEEGSMRVDANISLRPYGQEKFGTKTELKNLNSFNYVRKGLQYEVERQAKILRSGGQIQQETRRYDESTGETILMRVKEGSADYRYFPEPDLPLYEIDDNWIEEVRAELPVFPKARRVHYVENLGLTTYDAGQLTSTKALSDFFEAAVAAGGDAKQVSNWLQGEVAQFLNAEGKTIEQIALTPENLVEMIALIADGTISSKIAKKVFVHLAKEGGSAKEYVEKAGLVQISDPEVLIPIIHQVFANNEAAVADFKSGKRNADKAFTGFLMKATKGQANPQIAQELLAQELQKLLD
- the gatC gene encoding Asp-tRNA(Asn)/Glu-tRNA(Gln) amidotransferase subunit GatC, producing the protein MKISEAEVRHVAKLSKLEFTDQETAEFATTLSKIVDMVELLNEVDTTGVPVTTTMADRKNVLRADVAEQGESREDLFKNVPESKDFYIKVPAILDGGGDA
- the trxB gene encoding thioredoxin-disulfide reductase, translating into MYDTIVIGAGPAGMTAALYAGRSNLKVALLERGIYGGQMNNTAEIENYPGYDHISGPALAEKMFEPLEKFGVDHIFGTFIRIEEDGPVKKVITEDGVLETKTVVLAMGAKHRLLGVPGEDTYNSRGVSYCAVCDGAFFRQQKLLVVGGGDSAVEEALFLTQFAESVTIVHRRDQLRAQKVIQDRAFANEKINFIWDSVVEEIKGDDLRVQSVVIKNVKTEELSELEFGGVFVYVGLDPMTESVADLGITDEAGWVVTNEKMETSKYGIYAIGDIRQNQLRQIATAVGNGAVAGQEVYNYITEHAE
- a CDS encoding DUF4059 family protein; this translates as MLQSILSNYLQGLLIATIIVVLLSLIWFLIRALKNRDKTYQERQEFLYDLLLINIMTIPILAFGIVAILLMLKA
- a CDS encoding DEAD/DEAH box helicase; translation: MKFTDMKLKPSIQEALKEINFVTPTEVQEKLIPVVLSGRDLIGESKTGSGKTHTFLIPIFQKLDEELDQVQAVITAPSRELATQIYQAAKQMAGHFQPEVRVSNYVGGTDKNRQIDKLQAGQPHIVVGTPGRIYDLVQSGDLAIHKAKTFVVDEADMTLDMGFLETVDKIAGSLPKDLQFMVFSATIPQKLQPFLKKYLSNPVMEQIKTQTVISDTIENWLISTKGRDCNAQILEATRLMQPYLAMIFVNTKTRADELHSYLLSNGLRVAKIHGDIPPRERKRIMNQVKNLDYQYIVATDLAARGIDIEGVSHVINDAIPQDLSFFVHRVGRTGRNGLSGIAITLYQPSDDADIRELEKLNIKFLPKEMKDGEFVDTYDRDRRVQREKTREKLDIEMIGLVKKKKKKIKPGYKKKIQWAVDEKRRKTKRVEARAKGRAERKAKRQTF
- the gatA gene encoding Asp-tRNA(Asn)/Glu-tRNA(Gln) amidotransferase subunit GatA; its protein translation is MTWNNKTVDELHDLLVKKEISAVELTKATIEDIQSREAVVDAFLNINEDKALAQAAALDQKGIDADNVMAGIPLAVKDNISTKGILTTAASKMLYNYEPIFDATAVAQAYAKDMIVIGKTNMDEFAMGGSNENSAFKLTKNAWDQTKVPGGSSGGSAAAVAAGQVRLSLGSDTGGSIRQPAAFNGIVGIKPTYGTVSRFGLIAFGSSLDQIGPFSQTVKENAQLLNVIAGYDKRDATSTAHEIADFTSKIGQDIKGMKIALPKEYMGEGIDPQVKEVILKAAKHLESLGAIIEEVSLPHSKYGVAVYYIIASSEASSNLQRFDGIRYGFRAEDATNLDEIYVKTRSQGFGEEVKRRIMLGTFSLSSGYYDAYFKKAGQVRTLIIQDFEKVFADYDLILGPTAPTVAYGLGTQSHDPVAMYLADLLTIPVNLAGLPGISIPAGFVEGLPVGLQLIGPKYSEETVYQVAAAFEATTDYHKQQPVIFGGDK